A genomic stretch from Aerosakkonema funiforme FACHB-1375 includes:
- a CDS encoding type II toxin-antitoxin system RelE family toxin has translation MKYQIDFKPRAIKDLNSLSAENSSRILAKIEALKNDLAGDVKRLTNFTPEYRLRVGDYRVLFEIEGDKIVVYRIKHRSDAYS, from the coding sequence GTGAAATACCAGATAGATTTTAAACCACGCGCCATCAAAGATTTAAATTCTCTTAGTGCTGAGAATAGCAGCCGAATTTTAGCTAAAATCGAAGCATTAAAGAACGACCTAGCAGGTGATGTGAAGCGGTTAACCAATTTTACCCCAGAATATCGATTACGAGTAGGAGATTACCGAGTATTATTTGAGATAGAAGGCGACAAGATAGTAGTTTACCGGATTAAACATCGCAGCGACGCTTATTCATAA
- a CDS encoding type II toxin-antitoxin system prevent-host-death family antitoxin — MIELHPEYLSKNGKKEFVVLPYEEFEALQELLEDLEDLIDLRNAKLEDADKPSISLAEVKKQLGLSESPTPARE; from the coding sequence ATGATTGAATTACATCCAGAGTATTTAAGCAAAAACGGCAAGAAAGAATTTGTCGTCCTTCCTTACGAAGAATTTGAAGCATTGCAAGAATTATTAGAAGATTTGGAAGATTTGATCGATTTGCGAAATGCCAAGCTGGAAGATGCAGATAAACCTTCAATATCGTTAGCAGAGGTAAAGAAGCAATTGGGTTTATCAGAGTCGCCTACACCCGCCAGGGAATAA
- a CDS encoding DUF6364 family protein — translation MLYTVYVELYYMQTKLTLRLDETLIAKAKNWAKSRNVSLSEAVAEFFEHLPEPDRPLQLSTWTQSLVGAIKATGEIPNDEALREEYIDYLEAKYQ, via the coding sequence ATGCTATATACAGTATACGTCGAACTTTATTATATGCAAACAAAACTCACCTTACGCCTAGATGAAACCTTAATTGCCAAAGCAAAGAACTGGGCAAAATCGCGTAATGTTTCCCTTTCTGAAGCGGTAGCAGAATTTTTTGAACATCTACCAGAACCAGATCGACCTTTGCAATTGAGTACCTGGACTCAAAGCTTAGTGGGAGCGATTAAAGCAACTGGAGAAATCCCAAATGATGAAGCTTTACGCGAAGAATATATCGACTATCTAGAGGCAAAATATCAGTGA
- a CDS encoding PIN domain-containing protein translates to MKRVLFDSDVVLDVLLERQPFFAASALALDAVGQGKVEGYIAGHSITNIFYFLRRHLGNEKSQKVLMNLMSKMVTAGVTDAVIRSAFSSGFKDFEDAVTYAAAAGVGVDYIVTRNIKDFRLGSIPAMLPEVFFNIISVSEEEDE, encoded by the coding sequence GTGAAACGAGTTTTATTTGATAGCGATGTCGTGCTTGATGTTTTATTAGAAAGACAGCCTTTCTTCGCAGCTTCGGCTTTAGCACTTGATGCGGTTGGACAAGGTAAAGTAGAAGGATATATAGCCGGACATAGTATTACGAATATCTTCTATTTCCTGAGAAGACATTTGGGAAACGAGAAAAGTCAGAAAGTGCTGATGAATTTGATGTCTAAAATGGTAACTGCTGGCGTAACAGATGCAGTAATTCGATCGGCTTTTTCCAGTGGCTTTAAGGATTTTGAAGATGCGGTCACTTATGCAGCGGCGGCGGGTGTAGGAGTAGATTATATCGTTACTCGCAATATCAAAGATTTTCGATTAGGAAGTATCCCCGCCATGCTACCGGAAGTCTTTTTTAATATTATATCAGTTTCAGAGGAGGAGGATGAATAG
- a CDS encoding type II toxin-antitoxin system prevent-host-death family antitoxin — protein sequence MTIELHPEYLSKNGKKEFVILPYEEFEALQELLEDLEDLEDLRNAKLEDADKPSISLAEVKQQLGLSVSPTPARE from the coding sequence ATGACGATCGAATTACACCCAGAATATTTAAGCAAAAACGGCAAGAAAGAATTTGTTATCCTCCCTTACGAGGAATTTGAAGCATTGCAAGAATTGTTGGAAGATTTGGAAGATTTGGAAGATTTGCGAAATGCTAAGCTGGAAGATGCAGATAAACCTTCAATATCGTTAGCCGAGGTAAAGCAGCAATTGGGTTTATCAGTGTCTCCTACACCCGCCAGGGAATAA
- a CDS encoding Rpn family recombination-promoting nuclease/putative transposase → MTFINPKTDFAFKKIFGSQQSKDILISFLNALLYNANPTIEDLEILNPYLAPQIRGVKDTYLDVKAKITGDKTVIIEMQVLNVEGFEKRILYNAAKAYSIQLDSGENYTFLNPVIALTITDFEMFPNFDKVISRFALKEQDYLVDYSIYDIELVFVELPKFNKTLAELETITDKWIYFLKSARTLDKVPEVMGVVPEIQKAFDIANQANLNRDELEDLQKREIFIQDQRNAITKAVNQKIIEIAMRLIDAGLDDETISQTTKLSLPEVQKLRIN, encoded by the coding sequence GTGACTTTCATAAACCCCAAAACCGATTTCGCTTTTAAAAAAATCTTCGGTTCCCAACAAAGCAAAGATATTTTAATCAGCTTCCTAAACGCCCTGCTTTATAACGCCAATCCCACCATTGAAGATTTAGAAATTCTCAATCCTTATTTAGCACCTCAAATCAGAGGAGTTAAAGATACTTACTTAGATGTAAAAGCTAAAATCACTGGGGATAAAACCGTGATTATTGAAATGCAAGTTTTGAACGTCGAAGGTTTTGAAAAGCGCATTTTATACAATGCAGCCAAAGCTTATTCAATTCAACTCGATTCAGGAGAAAACTATACTTTTCTAAATCCCGTAATTGCTTTAACAATTACCGATTTTGAAATGTTTCCCAATTTTGATAAAGTAATTTCCCGCTTCGCCCTCAAAGAACAAGATTACTTAGTTGATTATTCTATCTATGATATCGAATTGGTGTTTGTAGAATTGCCCAAATTTAACAAGACTTTGGCAGAATTGGAAACCATTACCGACAAATGGATTTATTTTCTGAAAAGCGCTAGAACTTTGGATAAAGTTCCGGAAGTAATGGGTGTAGTTCCCGAAATTCAAAAAGCGTTTGATATTGCTAATCAAGCCAACTTGAATCGGGATGAATTGGAAGATTTACAAAAGCGGGAAATCTTTATTCAAGACCAGCGAAATGCAATTACAAAGGCTGTCAATCAAAAAATTATAGAAATTGCCATGCGTTTAATTGATGCTGGTTTAGATGACGAAACTATCAGTCAAACAACTAAGCTTAGTTTGCCAGAAGTGCAAAAGCTGAGAATAAATTAA
- a CDS encoding retroviral-like aspartic protease family protein, translating to MSTKTSEEMGKVTTTITVSNRVDQILAERGFIPANEIRSITLQDVLVDTGATRLCLPAEIIRQLGVTVKEEIEVKTAVGISKVRVFKDVVLSVEEREGTYTCVELPEGQDPLLGLIPLEDLALEPDLKNQRLRKLPVEGKDTYHTVM from the coding sequence ATGTCAACCAAAACTAGCGAAGAAATGGGAAAAGTTACGACCACAATTACAGTCAGTAACCGCGTAGATCAAATTTTAGCAGAAAGAGGTTTTATCCCTGCTAATGAAATACGTTCTATTACCTTGCAAGATGTGTTGGTAGATACAGGCGCAACAAGACTTTGCTTACCGGCAGAAATTATCCGTCAGTTAGGCGTAACAGTTAAAGAAGAAATCGAGGTAAAAACAGCGGTAGGAATTAGCAAAGTTCGCGTTTTCAAGGATGTAGTTCTTTCTGTAGAAGAACGGGAAGGAACTTATACTTGCGTAGAGTTACCAGAGGGTCAAGATCCTTTATTAGGTTTGATTCCATTAGAGGATTTAGCATTAGAACCAGATTTGAAAAATCAACGCCTCAGAAAATTACCTGTTGAGGGGAAAGATACCTATCATACGGTGATGTGA
- a CDS encoding aldo/keto reductase, translating to METKKLGNTNVTMSAIGLGGMPMSVSGRPPESQSIQVIHRALDLGVTVIDTADSYCKDESDKHHNEQLIYKALQEYKGDTSQVILATKGGLMRPKGAWTRNGNPDHLRKTIRESFAAFGGEKAIDLWQYHSPDPDYTIEEALAPAKEAVEEGLIKFVGVSNFSVEQIKRARDVVEIVSVQNQYNPWYRQPEFDGVLEYCEKEGLTFLPWSPLGGSNRVGRLKNIKAISQLAKEKGVSVYNIVLAWLMAKSPCVVPIPGASKVSSIEDSVRAADVKLSGDEVANIDRATAS from the coding sequence ATGGAAACAAAAAAACTCGGAAATACTAATGTTACTATGAGTGCGATCGGCTTGGGTGGTATGCCGATGTCTGTAAGTGGCAGACCGCCGGAGTCGCAATCGATACAGGTGATTCATCGCGCTCTCGACTTGGGCGTTACTGTTATAGATACGGCGGATTCCTACTGTAAGGATGAGTCGGACAAACACCACAACGAACAACTTATTTACAAGGCGCTTCAAGAATATAAAGGCGATACGAGTCAGGTTATTCTGGCTACAAAAGGTGGCTTGATGCGTCCTAAAGGTGCGTGGACGCGCAACGGTAATCCCGATCATTTAAGGAAAACAATCCGGGAAAGTTTTGCGGCTTTTGGTGGAGAGAAAGCGATCGATCTCTGGCAGTATCATTCACCCGATCCGGATTATACGATCGAAGAAGCTTTAGCACCAGCAAAGGAAGCGGTAGAAGAGGGTTTAATTAAGTTTGTCGGTGTTTCTAATTTTTCTGTAGAACAGATTAAACGCGCTCGCGATGTGGTAGAAATTGTATCTGTTCAAAATCAGTACAATCCTTGGTATCGCCAGCCAGAGTTTGATGGGGTGCTGGAGTATTGCGAGAAGGAAGGATTGACGTTTTTGCCTTGGAGTCCGCTGGGTGGTAGCAATCGCGTCGGTCGCTTGAAAAATATTAAGGCAATTTCCCAGCTAGCGAAAGAAAAAGGCGTGTCGGTATACAATATTGTACTGGCATGGTTAATGGCAAAATCTCCCTGCGTGGTGCCTATTCCCGGTGCTAGTAAGGTTTCCAGCATTGAAGATTCAGTGCGTGCTGCTGATGTCAAGTTGTCTGGTGATGAAGTGGCAAATATCGATCGCGCTACAGCATCTTGA
- a CDS encoding TIGR02450 family Trp-rich protein has product MPKKQKFPYLVGSKWTAQQKMWGWRHFQVVNRKNQGQWVFAEMVASCDPSVRFWVNAQSLKDRSLWQAGWQSLQEMSENEICLWDEEVSQKVGLSQ; this is encoded by the coding sequence ATGCCAAAAAAGCAGAAATTTCCTTATCTGGTAGGATCGAAATGGACAGCCCAGCAGAAAATGTGGGGATGGCGACATTTTCAGGTTGTTAACCGCAAAAATCAAGGTCAGTGGGTGTTTGCGGAAATGGTGGCATCTTGCGACCCTAGCGTGCGTTTTTGGGTTAACGCTCAATCTCTCAAAGATCGATCGCTTTGGCAAGCAGGTTGGCAATCTCTCCAGGAAATGTCAGAAAATGAAATATGTCTGTGGGATGAGGAAGTATCTCAAAAAGTGGGATTATCCCAATAA